From the Helicobacter pylori genome, one window contains:
- a CDS encoding outer membrane protein yields MNKLLKKGFLAFFLSVYLRADDLVTYTIAKEEDLGYQRFLAKKCLRGKTHPPCFTASKKPKRKPFNIDKSSHYYGTSVVQMSWLQSREKFENHSKYRDIPFAEVSLIYGYKHFFPKKERYGFRYYAFLDYAYGFFLKNKGVLGDSLRESSQIPKSYREKLQRKETFINAIFYGVGADFLYKRAFGTLILGVNLVGETWFYETKIFKKWAKDSLNTYHPNMFQVMLNVGYRYRFSRYKNWAIEFGARIPFLTNDYFKTPLYTLHFKRNISVYLTSTYDF; encoded by the coding sequence TTGAACAAACTGCTTAAAAAGGGGTTTTTAGCGTTCTTTTTGAGCGTGTATTTAAGGGCTGATGATTTGGTTACTTATACGATCGCCAAAGAAGAAGATCTAGGGTATCAGCGGTTTTTAGCCAAGAAGTGTTTAAGGGGTAAAACCCACCCCCCATGTTTTACTGCGTCTAAAAAGCCCAAAAGAAAACCTTTTAATATAGACAAAAGCTCCCATTATTACGGCACAAGCGTGGTGCAAATGTCATGGCTACAGAGTAGGGAAAAATTTGAAAACCATTCAAAATACCGAGACATTCCTTTTGCTGAAGTCAGTTTGATTTATGGCTACAAACATTTTTTTCCTAAAAAAGAACGCTACGGGTTTCGTTATTACGCTTTTTTGGATTACGCTTATGGGTTTTTTCTTAAAAATAAAGGCGTTTTAGGCGATAGCTTGAGGGAGAGTTCGCAGATCCCTAAAAGCTATAGAGAAAAATTGCAAAGAAAAGAGACTTTTATTAACGCTATTTTTTATGGCGTGGGGGCTGACTTTTTATACAAACGCGCTTTCGGGACGCTGATTTTAGGGGTGAATCTCGTGGGAGAAACCTGGTTTTATGAAACAAAGATTTTTAAAAAGTGGGCTAAAGACTCTCTAAATACTTACCACCCTAACATGTTTCAAGTGATGCTGAATGTGGGGTATCGCTACCGCTTTTCAAGGTACAAGAATTGGGCGATAGAATTTGGCGCGCGCATCCCTTTTTTAACCAATGATTATTTTAAAACCCCTTTATACACCCTTCATTTCAAGCGTAATATTTCTGTCTATCTCACTTCAACTTATGATTTTTAG
- the hpaA gene encoding flagellar sheath lipoprotein HpaA has translation MKTNGHFKDFAWKKYLLGASVVALLVGCSPHIIETNEVALKLNYHPASEKVQALDEKILLLKPAFQYSDNIAKEYENKFKNQTTLKVEEILQNQGYKVINVDSSDKDDFSFAQKKEGYLAVAMNGEIVLRPDPKRTIQKKSEPGLLFSTGLDKMEGVLIPAGFVKVTILEPMSGESLDSFTMDLSELDIQEKFLKTTHSSHSGGLVSTMVKGTDNSNDAIKSALNKIFASIMQEMDKKLTQRNLESYQKDAKELKNKRNR, from the coding sequence ATGAAAACAAATGGTCATTTTAAGGATTTTGCATGGAAAAAATACCTTTTAGGCGCGAGTGTGGTGGCTTTATTAGTGGGGTGTAGCCCGCATATTATTGAAACCAATGAAGTCGCTTTGAAATTGAATTACCATCCAGCTAGCGAGAAAGTTCAAGCGTTAGATGAAAAGATTTTACTTTTAAAGCCAGCTTTCCAATACAGCGATAATATTGCTAAAGAGTATGAAAATAAATTCAAGAATCAAACCACGCTTAAAGTTGAAGAGATCTTGCAAAATCAGGGCTACAAGGTTATCAATGTGGATAGCAGCGATAAAGACGATTTTTCTTTTGCGCAAAAAAAAGAAGGGTATTTGGCTGTCGCTATGAATGGCGAAATTGTTTTACGCCCCGATCCTAAAAGAACCATACAGAAAAAATCAGAACCCGGGTTATTATTCTCTACCGGTTTGGATAAAATGGAAGGGGTTTTAATCCCCGCCGGTTTTGTCAAGGTTACCATACTAGAGCCTATGAGTGGGGAATCTTTAGATTCCTTTACGATGGATTTGAGTGAGTTAGACATTCAAGAAAAGTTCTTAAAAACCACCCATTCAAGCCATAGCGGAGGGTTAGTTAGCACTATGGTTAAGGGGACGGATAATTCTAATGATGCGATCAAGAGCGCTTTGAATAAGATTTTTGCAAGTATCATGCAAGAAATGGATAAGAAACTCACTCAAAGGAATTTAGAATCTTATCAAAAAGACGCCAAGGAATTGAAAAACAAGAGAAACCGATAA
- the moaC gene encoding cyclic pyranopterin monophosphate synthase MoaC, translated as MPLTHLNEENQPKMVDIGDKETTERIALASGRISMNKEAYDAIINHGVKKGPVLQTAIIAGIMAAKKTSELIPMCHPIMLNGVDIDILEEKETCSFKLYARVKTQAKTGVEMEALMSVSVGLLTIYDMVKSIDKSMTISGVMLEHKSGGKSGDYNAKK; from the coding sequence ATGCCACTCACTCATTTGAACGAAGAAAATCAGCCTAAAATGGTGGATATAGGGGATAAAGAAACCACCGAAAGAATCGCTCTCGCAAGCGGTCGTATCAGCATGAATAAAGAGGCTTATGACGCTATTATCAATCATGGCGTTAAAAAGGGTCCGGTGTTACAAACTGCTATTATTGCTGGGATCATGGCGGCTAAAAAGACAAGCGAGCTTATTCCCATGTGCCATCCAATCATGCTCAATGGGGTGGATATTGACATTTTAGAAGAAAAAGAGACTTGCAGTTTTAAACTCTATGCCAGAGTCAAAACTCAAGCTAAAACGGGCGTGGAAATGGAAGCGCTAATGAGTGTGAGCGTAGGGCTTTTAACCATTTATGACATGGTGAAATCCATTGATAAGAGCATGACAATTAGCGGTGTGATGTTAGAGCATAAGAGTGGAGGCAAAAGCGGGGATTATAACGCTAAAAAATAG
- the mog gene encoding molybdopterin adenylyltransferase, which produces MQTIHIGVLSASDRASKGVYEDLSGKAIQEVLSEYLLNPLEFHYEIVADERDLIEKSLIKMCDEYQCDLVVTTGGTGPALRDITPEATEKVCQKMLPGFGELMRMTSLKYVPTAILSRQSAGIRNKSLIINLPGKPKSIRECLEAVFPAVPYCVDLILGNYMQVNEKNIQAFRPKQ; this is translated from the coding sequence GTGCAAACGATTCATATAGGCGTTTTGAGCGCGAGCGATAGGGCGTCAAAAGGGGTTTATGAAGATTTAAGCGGCAAGGCGATACAAGAAGTGTTGAGCGAATATCTGCTCAATCCTTTAGAATTTCATTATGAAATCGTCGCTGATGAAAGGGACTTGATTGAAAAATCGCTCATTAAAATGTGCGATGAATACCAATGCGATCTAGTCGTTACTACAGGAGGCACAGGCCCTGCTTTAAGAGATATAACCCCAGAAGCCACAGAAAAGGTGTGCCAAAAAATGCTTCCTGGTTTTGGAGAGCTTATGCGAATGACTAGCTTAAAATATGTGCCTACAGCGATTCTATCGCGCCAGAGCGCTGGCATTAGGAATAAGAGTTTGATTATTAATCTTCCTGGGAAGCCAAAAAGCATTAGAGAGTGTTTAGAAGCGGTTTTTCCGGCGGTTCCTTATTGCGTGGATTTGATTTTAGGGAATTACATGCAAGTGAATGAAAAAAACATTCAAGCGTTTCGCCCCAAACAATAG
- a CDS encoding molybdopterin synthase catalytic subunit, giving the protein MLKIIQGALDTSELLKTYQEEARMKNFGAFCVFVGIVREEGNIQGLSFDIYEALLKTWFEKWRHKAKDLGVVLKMAHSVGDVLIGQSSFLCVLMGKNRKNALELYENFIEDFKRNAPIWKYDLINNERIYAKERSHLLKGSGLLA; this is encoded by the coding sequence GTGTTAAAAATCATTCAAGGGGCATTGGATACTAGCGAGCTTTTGAAAACCTACCAAGAGGAAGCTCGCATGAAAAACTTTGGAGCGTTTTGTGTGTTTGTGGGGATTGTGAGGGAAGAGGGTAACATTCAAGGCTTGAGTTTTGATATTTATGAAGCGTTGTTAAAGACTTGGTTTGAAAAATGGCGCCATAAGGCTAAAGACTTGGGCGTGGTGTTAAAAATGGCGCACAGCGTGGGCGATGTTTTGATAGGGCAAAGCTCATTTTTATGCGTTTTAATGGGAAAGAATAGAAAAAATGCCTTAGAACTATACGAAAATTTTATTGAAGATTTCAAGCGTAACGCCCCTATTTGGAAATACGATTTGATCAATAATGAACGCATCTATGCCAAAGAAAGAAGCCACCTTTTAAAAGGGAGCGGGCTTTTAGCTTAA
- a CDS encoding MoaD/ThiS family protein — MVEVRFFGPIKEENFFVKASDLKELRAILQEKEGLKEWLGVCAIALNDHLIDNLDAPLKDGDVISLLPPVCGG, encoded by the coding sequence ATGGTGGAAGTGCGATTTTTTGGACCCATAAAAGAAGAAAATTTTTTCGTCAAAGCGAGTGATTTAAAGGAATTAAGAGCGATTTTACAAGAAAAAGAGGGCTTAAAAGAGTGGTTGGGCGTTTGCGCGATAGCCCTTAATGATCACTTAATAGACAATTTAGATGCACCTTTAAAAGATGGCGATGTGATCAGTTTGTTGCCACCGGTTTGTGGGGGCTAG
- the ribA gene encoding GTP cyclohydrolase II — translation MKRLEVSNQAKLPTQFGEFCIQCFREKGSNGSKDHLVIFTPNFSQNPLVRLHSECLTGDALGSQKCDCGGALQMALERISKEGGLVIYLRQEGRGIGLFNKVNAYALQDKGYDTIQANEMIGFKDDERDYSVAGEILEYYRIKKMRLLTNNPKKIAALEKYAEVTRESLIVCANEHNQGYLEVKKLKMGHLL, via the coding sequence TTGAAACGATTAGAAGTTTCTAACCAAGCCAAATTACCCACTCAATTTGGGGAGTTTTGTATCCAGTGTTTTAGAGAAAAGGGTTCTAATGGCTCTAAAGATCATTTAGTCATTTTCACCCCTAATTTTTCTCAAAACCCTTTAGTGCGTTTGCATTCAGAATGCTTAACGGGTGATGCTCTAGGCTCTCAAAAATGCGATTGCGGAGGGGCGTTGCAAATGGCGTTAGAAAGGATTTCTAAAGAAGGGGGGCTAGTGATTTATTTGCGCCAAGAAGGGCGTGGGATAGGGCTATTTAACAAAGTCAATGCCTACGCTTTACAGGATAAAGGCTATGATACCATTCAAGCCAATGAAATGATAGGGTTTAAAGACGATGAAAGGGATTATAGTGTTGCGGGTGAAATTTTAGAATACTACCGTATTAAAAAAATGCGCTTACTCACAAACAACCCTAAAAAAATCGCCGCTTTAGAAAAATACGCTGAGGTAACAAGAGAGAGCTTGATCGTGTGCGCTAATGAGCACAATCAAGGGTATTTGGAAGTCAAAAAGCTCAAAATGGGGCATTTATTATGA
- a CDS encoding DUF3943 domain-containing protein, whose amino-acid sequence MVCVIIWGLGCSFLNANSVQLEETLRRNPKNLIWQHFKKKFKKSNTIPYAPNSRWKYLGASIGILGVSLVIGIVGLYLMPESVTNWDKEKFGVKSWFENVRMGPKLDNDSFIFNEILHPYFGAMYYMQPRMAGFSWMASAFFSFITSTLFWEYGLEAFVEVPSWQDLVITPLLGSILGEGFYQLTRYIQRNEGKLFGSLFLGRLAIALMDPIGFIIRDLGLGEALGIYNKHEIRSSLSPNGLNLTYKF is encoded by the coding sequence ATGGTTTGCGTTATTATTTGGGGGTTGGGCTGTAGTTTTTTAAACGCTAATAGCGTTCAATTAGAAGAAACGCTGAGACGAAATCCTAAAAATCTTATTTGGCAACACTTTAAAAAGAAGTTTAAAAAGAGCAACACGATCCCTTATGCCCCTAATAGCCGTTGGAAATATTTAGGTGCAAGTATTGGGATTTTGGGCGTGTCTTTGGTGATAGGGATTGTGGGGTTGTATCTCATGCCAGAGAGCGTAACGAATTGGGATAAAGAAAAGTTTGGCGTCAAAAGCTGGTTTGAAAATGTCCGCATGGGGCCAAAACTAGACAATGATAGTTTTATTTTTAATGAAATCTTGCACCCTTATTTTGGGGCTATGTATTACATGCAACCGCGCATGGCTGGGTTTAGCTGGATGGCCTCAGCGTTTTTTTCTTTTATCACTTCCACGCTTTTTTGGGAATATGGCTTGGAAGCGTTTGTGGAAGTGCCTAGCTGGCAGGATTTAGTGATCACGCCTTTATTAGGCTCCATTTTAGGGGAAGGGTTTTACCAGCTCACGCGCTATATCCAACGCAACGAAGGCAAGCTGTTTGGCTCTTTATTTTTAGGGCGTTTAGCTATCGCCCTTATGGATCCTATCGGTTTTATCATTAGGGATTTAGGGCTTGGGGAAGCCTTAGGGATTTATAATAAACATGAAATCCGTTCTAGTTTAAGCCCCAATGGTTTGAATTTGACTTACAAATTTTAA
- a CDS encoding bifunctional 3,4-dihydroxy-2-butanone 4-phosphate synthase/GTP cyclohydrolase II has translation MILRRVTEALEAYKNGEMLIVMDDEDRENEGDLVLAGIFSTPEKINFMATHARGLICVSLTKDLANKFELPPMVSVNDSNHETAFTVSIDAKEAKTGISAFERHLTIELLCKDTTKPSDFVRPGHIFPLIAKDGGVLARTGHTEASVDLCKLAGLKPVSVICEIMKEDGSMARRGDKFLSDFALKHNLKTLYVSDLISYRLENESLLKMFCQEEREFLKHQTQCYTFLDHQQKNHYAFKFKGAKTHDLAPLVRFHPIKEDFDFLTTDAFEVFFKALEYLKREGGYLIFMNTHSEQNNIVKDFGIGALVLKNLGVKDFRLLSSCEDRQYKALSGFGLKLVETISL, from the coding sequence ATGATCTTAAGAAGAGTTACTGAAGCTTTAGAAGCGTATAAAAATGGCGAAATGCTCATTGTCATGGACGATGAAGACAGAGAAAATGAGGGGGATTTGGTTTTAGCTGGGATTTTTTCTACCCCTGAGAAAATCAATTTCATGGCCACGCATGCTAGGGGGTTGATTTGCGTGTCTTTAACCAAAGATTTAGCGAACAAATTTGAATTACCTCCTATGGTTAGCGTGAATGATTCTAACCATGAGACCGCTTTCACGGTTTCCATTGACGCTAAAGAAGCCAAAACCGGGATTTCTGCTTTTGAAAGGCATTTGACGATTGAATTATTGTGTAAAGACACCACTAAACCGAGCGATTTTGTGCGCCCGGGGCATATTTTCCCTTTGATCGCAAAAGATGGAGGCGTGTTAGCGCGCACGGGTCATACTGAAGCGAGCGTGGATTTGTGCAAATTAGCTGGATTAAAGCCCGTGAGCGTGATTTGTGAAATCATGAAAGAAGACGGCTCTATGGCGAGAAGGGGGGATAAATTTTTGAGCGACTTTGCCCTTAAACACAACCTTAAAACCCTCTATGTTTCTGATTTGATTAGTTATCGTTTGGAAAATGAAAGTTTGCTGAAAATGTTTTGCCAAGAAGAAAGGGAATTTTTAAAACACCAAACGCAATGCTACACTTTTTTAGACCACCAGCAAAAAAACCATTACGCTTTTAAGTTTAAAGGCGCAAAAACCCATGATTTAGCCCCTTTAGTGCGTTTCCACCCTATCAAAGAGGATTTTGATTTTTTAACGACTGATGCGTTTGAAGTGTTTTTTAAAGCGTTAGAATATTTGAAGCGCGAAGGGGGCTATTTGATCTTTATGAACACCCATTCTGAACAAAACAATATCGTTAAAGATTTTGGGATCGGGGCGTTAGTGTTAAAAAATTTGGGGGTAAAGGATTTCAGGCTCTTAAGCTCTTGTGAAGACAGGCAGTATAAGGCTTTGAGCGGGTTTGGGCTTAAGCTTGTGGAAACGATTAGCCTTTGA
- a CDS encoding glycosyltransferase family 25 protein, whose product MRVFIIHLSPKTCHNFSLKETHITPLLESLKLQGVSYEIFDAIYSKISPTQLHPLILEHLHPSFVIEDLLVFCKNEKHPPCALKNFFHAIKHCGKRMGFGELGCYASHYSLWQKCIELNEAICILEDDIIVKEHFKESLEFCRQHINELGYIRLMHLEENVAKQKTPVKGISQILNFKDGIGTQGYVLAPKAAQKLLKYSAKEWVMPIDCVMDRHYWHGVKNYVLEEFAIACDGMNAQNSNTEKQRPKKLPLSIRIGRFLHKSVVKILDKVFRYSSKPIIRKN is encoded by the coding sequence ATGCGTGTTTTTATTATTCATTTAAGCCCCAAAACCTGTCACAATTTTTCTTTAAAAGAAACTCATATAACCCCCCTTTTAGAGAGCCTTAAACTTCAAGGGGTCTCTTATGAAATTTTTGATGCGATCTATTCTAAAATCTCTCCCACTCAATTACACCCCTTGATTTTAGAGCATTTGCATCCTTCTTTTGTGATTGAAGATTTATTAGTTTTTTGTAAGAATGAAAAACACCCCCCTTGTGCGTTAAAAAATTTCTTTCATGCGATCAAGCATTGCGGGAAGAGGATGGGGTTTGGGGAGCTTGGGTGCTATGCGAGCCATTATTCGTTGTGGCAAAAATGCATAGAACTCAATGAAGCGATCTGTATTTTAGAAGACGATATTATTGTAAAAGAACATTTTAAAGAGAGTTTGGAATTTTGCCGCCAGCACATCAACGAATTAGGCTATATCCGCTTGATGCATTTAGAAGAAAATGTGGCTAAACAAAAGACTCCCGTTAAAGGAATTTCTCAAATCCTAAATTTTAAAGATGGCATTGGCACTCAAGGGTATGTTTTAGCCCCAAAAGCCGCGCAAAAATTATTGAAATACAGCGCGAAAGAATGGGTGATGCCTATAGATTGCGTGATGGATAGGCATTATTGGCATGGGGTCAAAAACTATGTGTTAGAAGAATTTGCGATCGCTTGCGACGGGATGAACGCTCAAAACTCCAACACAGAAAAACAAAGGCCTAAAAAATTACCTTTAAGCATCAGGATTGGCCGTTTTTTACACAAAAGCGTGGTTAAAATCTTGGATAAAGTTTTTAGATATAGCTCAAAACCAATTATTAGAAAAAACTAA
- a CDS encoding M48 family metallopeptidase, translating into MLDDIPITIQKSKKIKTLSLNITPSLEVILKMPDSCPQARANAFLKEQEAWLKKTLLAMQEKHSLLHSRLETYQNKILVFDEVKNANDYTLTDLKKILKTYLERKLPLIAQKMQTSYTGFSVRNNAKVLGSCSYHNRLSFALLLVCAQKEAIDYVIIHELAHTIHKNHSKNFWRCVKTFCPNYRALRDHLKQRVVFYTQLLKPLQP; encoded by the coding sequence ATGTTAGATGATATTCCTATTACCATTCAAAAAAGTAAAAAAATCAAAACCCTAAGCTTGAATATCACGCCTTCTTTAGAAGTGATTCTAAAAATGCCTGATTCCTGCCCTCAAGCTAGGGCGAACGCTTTTTTAAAAGAGCAAGAAGCTTGGCTAAAAAAAACCCTTTTAGCGATGCAAGAAAAACACTCCCTTTTACACTCGCGCCTAGAAACCTATCAAAATAAAATCCTTGTGTTTGATGAGGTGAAAAACGCCAACGATTACACCCTAACAGATCTTAAAAAAATCTTAAAAACTTATTTGGAGCGAAAACTCCCCTTAATCGCTCAAAAAATGCAAACTTCCTATACCGGTTTTAGTGTTAGGAATAACGCCAAAGTTTTAGGGAGCTGCTCTTATCATAACCGCTTGAGTTTCGCTCTTTTATTGGTTTGCGCCCAAAAAGAAGCGATTGATTACGTCATCATCCATGAGCTCGCCCACACGATCCACAAAAACCATTCCAAAAATTTCTGGCGTTGCGTAAAAACCTTTTGCCCTAATTACCGCGCTCTAAGAGATCATTTAAAACAAAGGGTTGTTTTTTATACCCAACTGCTCAAGCCATTACAGCCATAA
- the acpS gene encoding holo-ACP synthase → MIGIDIVSIARIEKCVKRFEMRFLERFLSPGEIVLCKDKFSSIAGFFALKEACSKALQVGIGKELSFLDMRISKSPKNAPLITLSKEKMDYFNIQSLSASISHDAGFAIAVVMVSSSNR, encoded by the coding sequence ATGATTGGCATAGATATTGTCTCTATTGCTAGGATAGAAAAGTGCGTGAAACGCTTTGAAATGAGGTTTTTAGAGCGTTTTTTATCGCCAGGTGAGATTGTTTTATGCAAGGATAAATTTAGCAGTATCGCCGGGTTTTTCGCGCTTAAAGAGGCTTGCTCTAAAGCCCTTCAAGTGGGCATTGGTAAGGAATTGAGTTTTTTGGATATGCGTATTTCTAAAAGCCCTAAAAACGCCCCCTTAATCACCCTTTCTAAAGAAAAAATGGATTATTTTAACATCCAAAGCTTGAGCGCGAGTATCAGCCATGACGCTGGTTTTGCGATAGCAGTCGTGATGGTTTCTTCGTCAAATAGATAA